From the Halorhabdus utahensis DSM 12940 genome, one window contains:
- a CDS encoding DoxX family membrane protein has translation MTTRELDAELFGRAVSFRYSETWIGYSLLSLRLIMGWTFFYAGITKVLNPEWSVRGFLTYSIGPENPLSNLAGYNIWDIMATGEILGTGLYWYQLLTPLNQLGLTLVGLALIAGAFVRFSAFWGALMMTFYWLAAFPLEGSVLIDFHFVYVLLLFGIGAFGTGRILGLDAIIEEHPVTKPYLDRYPWLNLFLG, from the coding sequence ATGACGACAAGAGAACTCGACGCCGAGTTGTTCGGTCGCGCAGTCTCGTTTAGGTATTCCGAAACCTGGATCGGGTACTCGTTACTCAGTCTCCGGCTCATCATGGGCTGGACGTTCTTCTATGCCGGGATCACGAAAGTTCTCAATCCCGAGTGGAGCGTCCGCGGGTTCCTCACCTACAGCATCGGCCCGGAGAACCCGCTCAGTAACCTCGCCGGGTACAACATCTGGGACATCATGGCTACTGGAGAGATCCTGGGCACGGGATTGTACTGGTACCAGTTACTGACACCCCTGAACCAACTCGGACTGACACTTGTCGGGCTCGCGTTGATCGCCGGGGCGTTCGTCCGGTTCAGCGCGTTCTGGGGCGCGCTCATGATGACGTTCTACTGGCTTGCGGCGTTCCCGCTCGAAGGGTCGGTCCTGATCGACTTCCACTTCGTGTACGTGCTGTTGCTGTTCGGGATCGGCGCGTTCGGGACCGGCCGGATCCTCGGTCTGGACGCCATCATCGAGGAACACCCGGTGACGAAACCATATCTCGACCGCTACCCCTGGCTGAACCTGTTCCTGGGGTGA
- a CDS encoding NUDIX hydrolase: protein MEDKPLTWETLSSEIAYSCDGFDVVRETVRLPDGAEVDFDYLTESESVVILPLTPDGDVVVIEEWREPVRRVNYGLPAGSVEPDDDDRRTAVARELEEETGYEPGDVTHLTTVEPANGFSDAVFHYFLAENCTPTGEQRLDDDESIRVETTTLDGLLEAAESGALRDGRTMLGVLYYELFQG, encoded by the coding sequence ATGGAAGACAAACCGCTCACCTGGGAGACGCTTTCGAGCGAAATTGCCTACTCCTGCGACGGCTTCGACGTGGTCAGAGAAACAGTGAGATTGCCCGACGGGGCGGAGGTCGACTTCGATTACCTCACCGAGAGCGAGAGTGTCGTCATTCTGCCGCTGACACCGGACGGCGACGTAGTTGTCATCGAAGAGTGGCGAGAACCGGTCCGGCGAGTCAACTACGGGCTGCCGGCGGGCAGCGTCGAGCCGGACGACGACGACCGCAGGACGGCAGTTGCCCGCGAACTCGAAGAGGAGACCGGCTACGAGCCCGGCGACGTGACCCACCTCACGACCGTCGAGCCCGCCAACGGCTTTTCGGATGCCGTCTTTCACTACTTTCTGGCCGAAAACTGCACGCCGACGGGCGAACAACGACTCGACGACGACGAATCGATCCGAGTGGAAACGACGACGCTGGATGGGCTTCTCGAAGCTGCCGAAAGCGGTGCACTCAGAGACGGCCGGACCATGCTCGGCGTGCTGTACTACGAGTTGTTCCAGGGGTGA
- a CDS encoding aspartate kinase, protein MRVVVKFGGTSLGSGDRIERAADSIAAVVEQGHEVAVVASAMGSTTDHLLDEIEYDADEADQAEIVSMGERTSVRMLKGALSARGIGADFLEPGSEDWPIITDEYGEVDVEETKKRAHALAGQLQDVVPVMTGFLAEDHSGDVTTLGRGGSDTTAVMLGKYMDADEVVIVTDVEGVMTGDPRVVEGARNVGEISVDELRNLSFRGAEVVAPSALSYKDGNMDVRVVHYQHDDLLKGGTSIEGEFQKLIDLQENKLCCLTAAGRSIRNQSGILAQLSNALSAEDINVEAVSSGMDSITFYLDTAVAESAEAILHDEVVDADVLSSITVIQDVAVIRVTGGELPDQPGAVKQVINPVSDAHINLLDVITSATSIAIFVPWEDREQALQLVQDAF, encoded by the coding sequence ATGCGCGTCGTAGTCAAGTTCGGTGGCACGAGTCTGGGGAGCGGTGATCGCATCGAGCGGGCGGCAGACTCGATCGCTGCTGTCGTCGAACAGGGTCACGAAGTGGCTGTGGTCGCCAGCGCGATGGGGTCGACGACGGACCATCTGCTGGACGAGATCGAGTACGACGCCGACGAGGCCGACCAGGCCGAGATCGTCAGCATGGGCGAGCGGACGTCCGTCCGGATGCTCAAGGGGGCGCTGTCCGCCCGCGGCATCGGTGCCGATTTCCTCGAACCCGGCAGCGAGGACTGGCCGATCATCACCGACGAGTACGGCGAGGTCGACGTCGAGGAGACCAAAAAACGCGCCCACGCCCTGGCCGGGCAGTTACAGGATGTCGTGCCCGTCATGACTGGCTTCCTGGCCGAGGATCACAGTGGGGACGTCACCACGTTGGGGCGCGGTGGCAGCGACACGACCGCGGTGATGCTCGGGAAGTACATGGACGCCGACGAGGTCGTCATCGTCACCGACGTCGAGGGCGTCATGACCGGTGATCCGCGGGTCGTCGAGGGCGCTCGCAACGTGGGCGAGATCTCCGTCGACGAACTCCGGAACCTCTCCTTTCGGGGGGCCGAAGTCGTCGCGCCGAGCGCCCTCTCGTACAAGGACGGCAACATGGACGTCCGCGTCGTCCATTACCAGCACGACGACCTGTTGAAGGGCGGGACATCAATCGAAGGTGAGTTCCAGAAACTCATCGACCTCCAGGAGAACAAGCTGTGCTGTCTGACCGCTGCCGGCCGGTCGATCCGGAATCAGTCGGGCATCCTCGCACAGCTCTCGAACGCCCTGTCGGCCGAGGACATCAACGTCGAGGCCGTCTCCAGCGGGATGGACTCGATCACGTTCTACCTCGACACTGCCGTGGCCGAGTCGGCCGAGGCGATCCTCCACGACGAGGTCGTCGACGCTGACGTCCTCTCGAGTATCACCGTGATCCAGGACGTCGCCGTGATCCGGGTCACCGGCGGCGAGTTGCCTGACCAGCCGGGCGCGGTCAAACAGGTAATCAACCCGGTCTCGGACGCCCACATCAACCTGCTTGACGTGATCACGAGCGCCACGTCGATCGCCATCTTCGTGCCCTGGGAGGACCGCGAACAGGCCCTCCAACTCGTCCAGGACGCCTTCTGA
- a CDS encoding ABC transporter substrate-binding protein, giving the protein MDSSDTPSGLSRRSLLGGASAGFAASSAGCLQYARSLVDRESPKQVSVRIKTVPADEDEAAVQIARALQKNMETVGIDASIVLMTGAELLRDVLLNESFDIYVSQYPSHHDPDFLRPALHSTFVTEQGWQNPFGISDLDLDEQLTEQRTAVGAERQRAVAGVVGSVTEIQPFAMVCFPTRITVVRNDRFTNWNGLEDPINYLALRRTEDAPDGEPTLRIALTDDRITKNYNPLAVEYRRPNPLTDLLYDPLARRSDGEIQPWLAGDVTWQWTEDTAVTATVKLRDGLTWHDGQPLTAADVAFTYRFLDDTSLGTGNMNVPSPRFRGRTSLVESVERLDAQTVRLEFGDTAEAVAARALTVPILPSHVWEEKSAATNIAGINISEGVTQALTWANPDPVGSGPLRFESRTPGERVVFSRFDDHVLVGGGPDRVSVPFERFVVQIAPSDTAAVSLVTDSTVDATGDPIHPKVLDRVTENDPIEVLFGNSRSFYHVGFNTRREPFGNVRFRQAVARLLDAEHIASSVFDGHATPAATPLAGTDWEPPEFEWDGTDPVVPFAGTDGELDISDARGAFREAGYRYDGDGRLLK; this is encoded by the coding sequence ATGGACTCCTCGGATACGCCCAGTGGTCTCTCCCGCCGCAGTCTACTTGGCGGTGCCAGCGCTGGCTTCGCCGCTTCGAGTGCCGGCTGCCTCCAGTACGCCCGCAGTCTCGTCGATCGAGAGTCCCCCAAGCAGGTGTCAGTGCGGATCAAGACTGTCCCGGCAGACGAAGACGAAGCAGCGGTCCAGATTGCACGGGCCTTGCAGAAAAACATGGAGACGGTCGGCATCGACGCGTCGATCGTCCTGATGACCGGAGCAGAGCTGCTTCGGGACGTGCTCCTCAACGAATCGTTCGACATCTACGTGAGTCAGTACCCCTCACATCACGATCCTGATTTCCTGCGACCGGCGCTACACTCGACGTTCGTCACCGAGCAGGGATGGCAAAATCCGTTCGGCATCTCCGATCTCGATCTCGACGAGCAGTTGACCGAACAGCGAACGGCCGTCGGAGCGGAGCGACAGCGTGCCGTCGCCGGCGTCGTCGGGTCCGTCACGGAGATCCAGCCGTTCGCGATGGTGTGTTTCCCCACGCGAATCACCGTCGTCCGAAACGACCGCTTCACCAACTGGAACGGCCTTGAGGACCCGATCAACTACCTGGCGTTGCGACGGACCGAAGACGCCCCCGACGGCGAACCCACGCTCCGGATCGCGTTAACGGACGACCGAATCACGAAGAACTACAATCCCCTTGCCGTGGAGTACAGGCGGCCGAACCCCCTGACTGACCTCCTTTACGATCCACTCGCTCGCCGTTCCGATGGAGAGATCCAACCCTGGCTGGCTGGTGACGTCACGTGGCAGTGGACCGAGGACACAGCCGTGACGGCGACCGTCAAACTCCGGGACGGGCTGACCTGGCACGACGGCCAACCCCTGACCGCAGCCGACGTCGCCTTTACGTACCGATTCCTCGACGACACGAGCCTCGGGACAGGAAACATGAACGTCCCCTCGCCCCGGTTTCGGGGGCGGACCTCACTGGTCGAGTCGGTCGAACGCCTCGACGCCCAGACAGTCCGGTTGGAGTTCGGTGACACGGCGGAAGCCGTCGCGGCCCGTGCGCTGACTGTCCCGATCCTGCCGTCGCACGTCTGGGAGGAAAAATCAGCGGCCACGAACATCGCCGGCATCAACATTTCCGAAGGAGTCACGCAAGCACTGACCTGGGCCAACCCCGATCCGGTGGGAAGCGGCCCGTTGCGATTCGAGTCTCGGACGCCGGGGGAGCGGGTCGTATTCTCGCGGTTCGACGACCACGTTCTGGTCGGTGGTGGCCCGGACCGCGTTTCCGTCCCCTTCGAACGCTTCGTCGTCCAGATCGCGCCGTCGGACACGGCAGCAGTCTCACTGGTTACCGACAGCACGGTCGACGCAACCGGCGATCCGATCCACCCGAAGGTTCTCGACAGGGTGACCGAAAACGACCCCATTGAGGTCCTCTTCGGGAACTCACGGTCGTTCTATCACGTCGGATTCAACACGCGGCGTGAGCCGTTCGGCAACGTCCGGTTTCGGCAAGCAGTCGCCCGACTCCTCGACGCCGAACACATCGCCTCGTCGGTGTTCGACGGCCATGCCACGCCAGCAGCGACGCCCCTGGCCGGCACCGACTGGGAGCCACCGGAGTTCGAATGGGACGGCACAGATCCGGTCGTTCCCTTTGCCGGGACGGACGGTGAACTCGACATTTCGGACGCAAGAGGCGCGTTCAGGGAAGCCGGGTATAGGTACGACGGCGACGGGAGACTCCTGAAATGA
- a CDS encoding phosphatase PAP2 family protein, translating to MTVPIGLLVMVVAVTVGLVSVTAAIVIGWQRLARLQTEYRSTARAAIPSLAVLAGVLAINSVVRDIGVEISWLIGWNITDQIYALERNLVPVIQSLSHPWLTIYFSKIYIYGYVFLLVFPLVAYLVLDDMEWFRTTTMAYALNYAIGLGMYLIFIAYGPRNMLPDLTEGLLYTNWPTSQFLVSEVNANTNVFPSLHTSLSVTVIALAYRTRHEYPRWLPIATLVGGSVVISTMYLAIHWGTDVVAGAVLGVGCVWLAQRLVDIAIVETLVDTAITALQALRRGLSRLRNGR from the coding sequence ATGACGGTCCCGATCGGACTCCTTGTCATGGTGGTCGCCGTCACCGTCGGGCTGGTGAGCGTCACGGCGGCCATCGTCATCGGGTGGCAACGGCTCGCCAGACTCCAGACCGAGTATCGCTCGACAGCCCGGGCGGCCATCCCGTCGCTTGCTGTGCTCGCCGGCGTGCTCGCGATCAACAGCGTCGTTCGGGATATCGGCGTGGAGATCTCCTGGCTCATCGGCTGGAACATCACCGACCAGATCTACGCGCTCGAGCGGAACCTCGTCCCAGTGATTCAGTCACTCTCCCACCCGTGGTTGACGATATACTTTTCGAAGATTTACATATACGGGTACGTCTTTTTGCTCGTGTTCCCGCTCGTTGCCTATCTCGTCCTCGATGACATGGAGTGGTTCCGGACGACAACGATGGCCTACGCGCTCAACTACGCGATCGGACTGGGAATGTACCTCATTTTTATCGCCTACGGCCCCCGGAACATGTTACCTGATCTCACTGAGGGGCTCCTGTATACGAACTGGCCGACGTCGCAGTTCCTCGTGAGTGAGGTCAACGCGAACACGAACGTCTTCCCGTCGCTGCATACGTCGCTGTCTGTGACGGTCATCGCCCTGGCCTACCGAACACGCCATGAATACCCGCGGTGGCTCCCGATCGCCACGCTCGTGGGCGGGAGCGTCGTGATCTCGACGATGTACTTGGCCATCCACTGGGGGACCGACGTCGTCGCAGGTGCTGTTCTCGGCGTGGGCTGTGTCTGGCTCGCCCAGCGACTCGTCGACATCGCCATCGTCGAGACGCTCGTCGATACTGCGATCACCGCACTCCAGGCATTGCGTCGGGGGCTATCACGCCTCCGGAACGGACGGTAG
- a CDS encoding radical SAM protein: protein MISEGCEQCAKGGKMVIFVYGYCDQRDCFYCPLGENRKNVTDVYANERKVEDDQDLIEEAKRMDALGSSLTGGEPQEVMDRTCRYISLLKDEFGEDHHIHLYTGITGGRENMRRLAEAGLDEIRFHPPLDMWGDLHGTEWEDILYIAREEGLTPAFEIPGIRPEDEFITFVEEGAAEFVNVNEFEMSQGNYRRMQQKGFDLKEDHMSAVEGSHDVLDSMAKHPKVYFCTSVFKDAAQHRNRLKRMAKNVRRPFDETTDDGTLVYGKAWVDADRLDELGVPAEYYVEKSEHVEVAWWLLEEMIAEGDIAEGEIVEQYPTVDGTVVERTPLPDGSIEGTESAQSVRAE, encoded by the coding sequence ATGATTTCAGAGGGCTGCGAGCAGTGTGCCAAGGGCGGCAAGATGGTGATCTTTGTCTACGGCTACTGCGACCAGCGCGACTGTTTTTACTGTCCGCTCGGCGAGAACCGCAAGAACGTCACCGATGTCTACGCCAACGAGCGGAAAGTCGAGGACGACCAGGACCTCATCGAGGAAGCAAAGCGCATGGACGCGCTGGGATCGTCACTGACCGGCGGCGAACCCCAGGAAGTCATGGACCGCACCTGCCGATATATCTCCCTGCTCAAAGACGAGTTCGGCGAGGACCACCACATCCACCTATATACCGGCATCACCGGGGGGCGCGAGAACATGCGCCGCCTCGCCGAGGCCGGTCTGGACGAAATTCGGTTCCACCCGCCCCTGGACATGTGGGGTGACCTCCACGGCACCGAGTGGGAAGACATCCTCTACATCGCCCGTGAGGAAGGGCTCACGCCGGCTTTCGAGATTCCCGGCATTCGGCCGGAGGACGAGTTCATCACCTTCGTCGAGGAGGGGGCCGCCGAATTCGTCAACGTCAACGAGTTCGAGATGAGCCAGGGCAACTACCGGCGGATGCAACAGAAAGGGTTCGATCTGAAAGAGGACCACATGAGTGCTGTCGAGGGCAGCCACGACGTGCTCGACTCGATGGCCAAACACCCGAAGGTCTACTTCTGTACGTCGGTGTTCAAAGACGCTGCCCAACATCGCAATCGCCTCAAGCGGATGGCCAAGAACGTCCGCCGTCCCTTCGACGAAACCACGGACGACGGCACACTCGTCTACGGCAAGGCCTGGGTCGACGCCGACCGCCTCGACGAACTCGGTGTTCCCGCGGAGTACTACGTCGAAAAATCCGAGCACGTCGAGGTGGCGTGGTGGCTCTTAGAGGAGATGATCGCGGAGGGCGATATCGCGGAGGGCGAAATCGTCGAGCAGTATCCCACGGTGGACGGGACGGTGGTCGAACGAACGCCGCTTCCTGACGGATCGATCGAGGGGACTGAGTCGGCTCAGTCTGTGCGAGCCGAGTAA
- a CDS encoding rubrerythrin-like domain-containing protein, with translation MPHNQDVENDTADVTSKFECMGCGTIVEAETHPGECSDCGGEFQNRAKSLE, from the coding sequence ATGCCGCACAATCAGGATGTCGAGAACGACACCGCAGACGTGACCTCGAAGTTCGAATGTATGGGCTGTGGAACGATCGTCGAGGCGGAGACCCACCCTGGCGAGTGTTCGGATTGTGGCGGTGAGTTCCAGAACCGGGCGAAGTCCCTCGAGTAA
- a CDS encoding vWA domain-containing protein, whose protein sequence is MASNRRQYLRLCAAGAGGALAGCAGLFTDPKSTENDGIPGNTDTDDDPETPGSTDTGELIDDWQYDPQEQAEVANTSSGVLQSSGGNGAAAGGGGSGDLGFAVGGASNVADFRRNVEEEYLPLPDSLPVEGLFYNYYFDTGGTGECSSLFCPSYATAITADPLGESTGRYFTVGLNSTLDTSTFERKRLDVVIVLDISGSMGSQFDQYYYDRFGNRHTVEEGDSRSKMAVAKDALVALTEQLHPDDRVGVVLFNNEPTVAKPLRDVETTDMDAIRGHIREDIEAGGGTNIADGMAEAADMLGEYADSDPTEAETRQIVITDAMPNTGQTDDQALQDRLAGYAEDGIHTSFVGVGVDFNPELVDEITAVRGANYRSVHSAEDFETYLGEEFEYMVTPLVYDLSVELDAADAEIATVYGSTAAEDATDELLSVNTLFPSPKSDGETRGGVVLVKLDGEASGDMTLRASWEDRSGSTDETTRTIEFPEEPPEYFANTGIRKAVLLARYADLLKNWMVHERDPDRVAVTSDDEIGVPPEDLPLGEWEQQSQPLAVSSPYESRIERFRAYFEEEADSIGDDELTQELDMMRKILQAA, encoded by the coding sequence ATGGCGTCCAACAGGCGACAGTACCTCCGGCTGTGTGCGGCCGGTGCCGGCGGGGCACTCGCCGGCTGTGCTGGACTGTTCACAGACCCAAAGAGCACTGAGAACGACGGGATTCCCGGAAACACGGATACGGACGACGACCCGGAAACTCCCGGGAGCACGGACACCGGCGAGTTGATCGACGACTGGCAATACGATCCCCAGGAACAAGCCGAGGTTGCAAACACGAGCAGCGGTGTATTGCAATCCAGCGGCGGGAATGGAGCCGCTGCAGGAGGTGGGGGCTCGGGCGATCTTGGCTTTGCCGTCGGCGGGGCTTCGAACGTCGCCGACTTCCGGCGCAACGTCGAGGAGGAGTACCTGCCGCTCCCTGACAGCCTCCCAGTGGAGGGACTGTTCTACAACTACTACTTCGACACTGGCGGGACAGGTGAGTGCTCGTCGCTGTTCTGTCCCTCATACGCGACGGCGATCACGGCAGACCCGCTAGGCGAGTCAACGGGCCGGTATTTCACCGTCGGTCTGAACTCGACGCTGGATACGTCGACTTTCGAGCGTAAACGGCTCGACGTCGTGATCGTCCTCGACATCTCCGGATCGATGGGGTCGCAGTTCGACCAGTACTACTACGATCGATTCGGGAACAGACACACCGTCGAGGAGGGTGACAGCCGGTCGAAGATGGCGGTCGCCAAGGACGCCCTGGTGGCGCTGACCGAGCAACTCCACCCCGACGATCGGGTGGGGGTCGTCCTGTTCAACAACGAGCCGACCGTCGCCAAGCCACTCCGGGACGTCGAGACGACCGACATGGACGCGATCCGTGGGCACATCCGCGAGGACATCGAGGCCGGCGGCGGGACGAACATCGCCGACGGCATGGCCGAGGCCGCCGACATGCTCGGCGAATACGCTGACTCCGACCCCACGGAAGCCGAGACCAGACAGATCGTCATCACCGACGCGATGCCCAACACGGGCCAGACTGACGACCAGGCCCTGCAGGATCGCCTCGCGGGCTACGCCGAAGACGGGATCCACACGAGTTTCGTCGGCGTCGGCGTCGACTTCAATCCGGAACTCGTCGACGAGATCACCGCCGTCCGTGGCGCGAACTACCGGTCGGTCCACTCCGCCGAGGACTTCGAGACGTACCTCGGCGAGGAGTTCGAGTACATGGTGACGCCGCTCGTGTACGATCTCTCGGTGGAACTCGACGCTGCGGACGCCGAGATCGCGACCGTGTACGGCTCGACGGCTGCCGAAGACGCGACCGACGAACTGCTATCAGTGAACACGCTGTTCCCGTCCCCGAAATCGGACGGTGAAACGCGCGGCGGCGTGGTCCTGGTCAAACTCGACGGGGAAGCCAGCGGGGACATGACGTTGCGGGCGTCCTGGGAGGATCGATCGGGGTCGACGGACGAGACGACGCGGACCATCGAATTCCCGGAAGAGCCCCCGGAATATTTCGCAAACACGGGAATCCGGAAAGCGGTCCTGCTGGCCCGGTACGCCGACCTCCTGAAGAATTGGATGGTCCACGAGCGCGATCCCGACCGAGTCGCGGTCACGTCCGACGACGAGATCGGAGTCCCACCGGAAGACCTGCCACTCGGCGAGTGGGAACAGCAGTCCCAGCCGCTGGCGGTCTCTTCGCCCTACGAGTCCCGGATCGAACGGTTCCGGGCGTACTTCGAGGAGGAAGCTGATTCGATCGGTGACGACGAGCTCACCCAGGAACTCGACATGATGAGGAAGATACTCCAGGCGGCATGA
- a CDS encoding methyltransferase domain-containing protein has product MYLLELAGTDDAFAAYEAASAASRVTVRGGGVATARGITDRVSQLALTHRVNELLGTAAPDLASARALVEAASIDRSGSVAVRARDVRGATGVSTQAVERALGSILVERGFTVDLDDPDHELRAVFAGPPSTTEWDGDAIAIPSAAGEDGLCALGWLTVEPERDFTDRAPTDRPFFQPGSMDPALARALGNAAGARPGARVLDPMCGTGGLLLEASRVGATVVGVDALEKMVRGTRENLVAAGADEFLVCRGDARRLPFGTDAFDAVVVDAPYGRQTKISADSLAVLLEDALAQARRVAPRAVVVGDRPWAAVAREAGWTVSAQFQRRVHRSLDRFIHVLDRE; this is encoded by the coding sequence GTGTACCTGCTGGAACTCGCCGGCACCGACGACGCCTTCGCCGCCTACGAGGCCGCGAGCGCGGCCAGTCGGGTCACCGTCCGCGGCGGGGGTGTCGCAACTGCCCGCGGGATCACCGACCGGGTGTCACAGCTGGCGCTGACCCACCGGGTGAACGAGTTGCTCGGGACGGCTGCACCGGACCTTGCGAGCGCTCGCGCACTGGTGGAGGCAGCCAGCATCGACCGCTCGGGGTCGGTCGCGGTGCGAGCGCGGGACGTCCGCGGCGCGACGGGCGTGAGCACGCAGGCCGTCGAACGCGCGCTCGGTTCGATCCTCGTCGAGCGCGGGTTTACGGTCGACCTCGACGATCCCGATCACGAGCTCCGGGCGGTGTTCGCCGGCCCGCCCTCAACGACCGAATGGGACGGTGACGCGATCGCAATCCCGTCTGCTGCTGGCGAGGACGGACTCTGCGCGCTCGGCTGGCTCACAGTCGAACCGGAGCGGGACTTTACCGACCGTGCCCCCACTGACCGGCCGTTCTTCCAGCCGGGGAGCATGGATCCGGCTCTCGCCCGAGCGCTGGGCAACGCTGCCGGCGCACGGCCCGGCGCGCGCGTGCTCGACCCGATGTGCGGGACTGGCGGTCTGTTGCTGGAAGCAAGTCGCGTCGGTGCGACGGTCGTCGGCGTCGACGCCTTAGAGAAGATGGTTCGGGGGACGCGCGAGAACCTCGTGGCTGCGGGGGCTGACGAGTTCCTTGTCTGCCGGGGCGACGCCAGACGGCTTCCATTCGGGACCGACGCGTTCGACGCCGTCGTCGTCGATGCGCCGTACGGTCGACAGACGAAGATCTCCGCTGACTCGCTGGCTGTGCTCCTCGAAGATGCACTCGCGCAAGCCCGTCGGGTCGCGCCGCGGGCCGTCGTCGTCGGGGACCGACCCTGGGCTGCGGTGGCTCGCGAGGCTGGCTGGACCGTCTCGGCACAGTTCCAGCGCCGCGTCCACCGCTCGCTCGATCGGTTCATTCACGTGCTTGATCGGGAGTGA
- a CDS encoding TATA-box-binding protein codes for MVDPKETINIENVVASTGIGQELDLQSVAMDLEGADYDPEQFPGLVYRTQEPKSAALIFRSGKIVCTGAKSTDDVHESLRIVFGKLRDLEIQVDEDPEIVVQNIVTSADLGRNLNLNAIAIGLGLENIEYEPEQFPGLVYRLDDPDVVALLFGSGKLVITGGKEPDDAKKAVDKIVSRLEELGLLE; via the coding sequence ATGGTTGACCCCAAGGAAACAATCAACATCGAAAACGTCGTCGCCTCAACCGGTATCGGTCAGGAGCTCGATCTGCAGAGCGTGGCGATGGACCTCGAAGGGGCCGATTACGACCCCGAGCAGTTCCCCGGCCTCGTCTATCGTACCCAGGAACCCAAGTCGGCGGCGCTGATTTTCCGGTCGGGCAAGATCGTCTGTACCGGCGCAAAGAGTACCGACGACGTCCACGAGAGTCTTCGGATCGTCTTCGGGAAGCTCCGTGACCTGGAGATCCAGGTCGACGAGGACCCCGAGATCGTCGTCCAGAACATCGTCACCTCGGCCGATCTGGGCCGGAATCTCAACCTGAACGCGATCGCGATCGGGCTGGGCCTGGAGAACATCGAGTACGAACCCGAGCAGTTCCCCGGTCTCGTCTACCGGCTGGACGACCCCGACGTCGTCGCACTCCTCTTTGGCTCCGGCAAACTCGTCATCACCGGCGGCAAGGAACCCGACGACGCCAAGAAGGCCGTCGACAAGATCGTCTCCCGGCTCGAGGAACTCGGCCTCCTCGAATAA
- a CDS encoding DUF7473 family protein yields MWTLSPSFSFASIDAPAVSLASIPLQGGPFSSTLVLLVATFVGAWVFYAVTLHLAATFFIGEVRSQRAAYAGAVPAVVSLLLQRYGVASVGFVSPELGVGIVVVATVLADAVAISTVYDLPRPATAALTLLHVAFATVLGIALANLFGMV; encoded by the coding sequence ATGTGGACGCTCTCCCCGTCTTTCTCTTTCGCTTCGATCGACGCGCCAGCGGTGTCACTCGCATCGATCCCGTTGCAGGGCGGGCCATTCAGCAGCACCCTCGTCCTACTGGTCGCAACCTTCGTCGGGGCGTGGGTTTTCTACGCCGTGACACTCCACCTCGCAGCGACGTTCTTTATCGGTGAAGTCCGTTCCCAGCGGGCTGCCTATGCCGGTGCCGTGCCGGCGGTCGTCTCGCTGCTGCTCCAGCGCTACGGCGTGGCGAGCGTCGGCTTCGTCTCCCCCGAGTTGGGTGTCGGGATCGTCGTCGTCGCGACCGTTCTCGCCGACGCCGTCGCGATCTCGACGGTCTATGACCTGCCCCGACCCGCGACGGCCGCGCTGACGCTGCTGCACGTCGCCTTCGCCACGGTGCTCGGGATCGCGCTGGCGAATCTCTTCGGGATGGTCTAA